From the Lancefieldella sp. Marseille-Q7238 genome, one window contains:
- a CDS encoding phosphoenolpyruvate carboxylase: MSDSGRDTIRSGREEARAVRQDLDEIRGAVHRGDYGIERRDAEIAAARTVIDAVNAPAELRDNLALFLRLVRKVLSEYDVELRVSFDTLLINAIAAGPDDTAARLEEMRVSGKGSPAGFVASIAAAIDSARTADAEKKSLNSFLQFASKIDDLSVGKSTLLMRAFVTYFHLANLCEENYRVQSLRAREASVSTTSVDDPINDITVAYRQLIDECGEEVARKRLERLEFHPVFTAHPTEARRKTIEKRIRTISELLDERSDLGGIARLENERRMLEEIDALFRTSPIAHKKPTPLEEADTILNIFDATLFEMVPSVYRRFDDWELGELAGTVPPVCPPFFHPGSWIGSDRDGNPNVTAQVSRKVAEKYRVHVLDALARATHEISRSLTLDGISTPPSDELAQLWSHQTEMSESLSSHAFDKAGSELHRATMRVISDRLNATIKRNSDLMYQNADEYIADLRIVQDSLAQAGAVRAAYGPMQKLIWQAQTFGFHLVEMEFRQHSLVHKRALEDILKHGRAGEKGELDHMTHEVMDTFRAIGSIQRKNGVNAARRYIISFTRTAEDIENVYKLARLSFSHEEDAPVLDVIPLFEQLEDLENAVTTMEKVIQLPDVQRRLAQTHRRLEVMLGYSDSSKEAGPTSATLVLHATQAALAQWAEKHDIDLVLMHGRGGAVGRGGGPANRAVLSQPKGSVNCRFKLTEQGEVIFARYGDPTLARRHVESVAGATLLQSAPSVERRITETTDKYTDLAIELDRTSQERFHSLLDAEGFAEWFSAVTPLTEIGLLPIGSRPAKRGLGAKSLEDLRAIPWIFSWSQARINLAAWYGLGTACEAVGDLGRLRSAYKEWPLFTTFIDNIEMSLSKVDTRIARLYLSLDNRDDLAEMVLSEMALTRKWVLAITGNKWPLENRRVLGPVIRLRLPFVNVLSVTQVHALSELRIRKETLTPEERERFLYLILCTVSGVAAGLQNTG, translated from the coding sequence ATGTCTGACAGTGGTAGAGATACGATTCGCTCCGGCAGAGAAGAGGCGCGTGCTGTTCGCCAGGATCTTGATGAGATTCGAGGCGCTGTGCATCGCGGTGACTATGGTATAGAGCGTCGCGACGCTGAGATTGCGGCGGCCCGCACAGTCATTGACGCGGTGAACGCTCCGGCTGAGCTGCGTGATAATCTGGCGCTTTTTTTGCGCCTGGTGCGCAAGGTGCTGTCTGAGTATGATGTCGAACTTCGTGTGAGCTTTGATACGCTGCTGATAAACGCCATTGCCGCCGGCCCCGATGATACGGCGGCGCGCCTTGAAGAGATGCGTGTGAGTGGAAAAGGGTCGCCGGCGGGCTTTGTGGCTTCCATTGCGGCGGCTATCGACTCCGCTCGGACGGCTGACGCGGAGAAAAAGTCGCTCAACTCGTTTTTGCAGTTTGCTTCAAAGATTGATGATCTTTCGGTCGGAAAATCCACCCTTTTGATGCGGGCGTTTGTAACCTACTTCCACCTCGCTAACCTCTGCGAGGAAAACTACCGCGTACAGAGTCTGCGCGCCCGTGAGGCATCGGTGTCCACTACGTCGGTCGATGATCCCATCAATGATATTACCGTGGCATACCGCCAGCTCATTGATGAATGCGGTGAAGAAGTCGCTCGAAAGCGCCTTGAGCGCCTGGAGTTCCATCCTGTCTTTACCGCCCATCCTACGGAAGCGCGCCGAAAAACCATCGAGAAGCGTATCCGCACTATCTCCGAGCTGTTGGATGAGCGCTCCGATTTGGGCGGCATCGCGCGTCTTGAGAACGAGCGCCGCATGCTTGAGGAGATTGACGCGCTGTTCCGCACGTCTCCGATTGCCCACAAAAAACCAACGCCTCTCGAAGAAGCCGATACCATTTTGAACATCTTTGATGCAACGCTCTTTGAGATGGTGCCCAGCGTGTATCGTCGCTTTGACGATTGGGAACTCGGAGAGCTTGCCGGTACAGTGCCTCCCGTCTGTCCGCCGTTTTTCCACCCGGGCAGCTGGATTGGTTCTGATAGGGATGGAAATCCTAACGTGACCGCGCAGGTTTCTCGCAAAGTTGCCGAGAAGTACCGTGTGCACGTGCTGGACGCCCTTGCCCGAGCGACGCATGAAATTTCTCGCTCTTTGACGCTTGATGGCATTTCAACGCCGCCTTCAGACGAGCTTGCGCAGCTGTGGAGTCATCAGACCGAAATGAGTGAGTCACTGTCATCTCACGCGTTTGACAAGGCGGGGTCCGAGCTGCATCGCGCCACGATGCGCGTCATTTCCGACCGTCTGAACGCTACTATCAAACGCAATTCCGATCTCATGTATCAAAACGCGGACGAGTACATTGCTGATCTGCGCATTGTTCAGGATTCTCTGGCTCAGGCCGGTGCTGTCCGCGCCGCGTACGGCCCCATGCAAAAGCTTATCTGGCAAGCGCAAACCTTTGGGTTCCACCTTGTTGAGATGGAATTCCGTCAGCATTCACTGGTGCACAAGCGCGCTCTTGAGGATATTCTCAAGCACGGCCGAGCGGGAGAGAAGGGCGAGCTTGACCATATGACGCACGAGGTGATGGACACCTTCCGTGCCATCGGCTCTATCCAACGCAAGAACGGCGTCAACGCGGCGCGGCGCTATATCATTTCTTTCACGAGAACGGCTGAGGATATAGAAAACGTCTACAAATTGGCGCGCCTCTCGTTTTCGCATGAGGAAGACGCTCCCGTGCTTGACGTCATTCCTTTATTTGAGCAGCTTGAGGACCTTGAAAACGCTGTAACGACAATGGAAAAGGTTATCCAGCTGCCAGACGTGCAGCGCCGTCTTGCGCAGACGCATCGCCGGCTCGAAGTGATGCTGGGGTATTCCGACTCTTCCAAGGAAGCCGGTCCTACCTCAGCTACGTTGGTACTTCATGCTACGCAGGCAGCCCTTGCGCAATGGGCCGAGAAGCACGATATCGACCTCGTTTTGATGCACGGGCGTGGCGGCGCTGTCGGACGCGGAGGAGGACCTGCGAACCGCGCCGTCCTGTCCCAGCCAAAGGGTTCGGTGAACTGTCGCTTTAAGCTTACCGAGCAGGGAGAGGTTATTTTTGCTCGCTATGGAGATCCGACACTGGCTCGCCGCCATGTGGAGTCGGTCGCCGGCGCCACGCTTTTACAGTCGGCTCCATCTGTGGAGCGACGTATCACCGAAACGACGGATAAATATACTGACCTTGCGATTGAGCTTGACCGCACCTCTCAGGAACGATTCCATAGTCTTTTGGACGCCGAAGGTTTTGCCGAGTGGTTTTCCGCGGTGACTCCGCTGACGGAGATTGGTCTTCTTCCCATCGGATCACGACCTGCCAAGCGCGGTCTTGGCGCGAAGTCGCTAGAAGATCTCCGCGCGATTCCGTGGATTTTTTCTTGGTCGCAGGCGCGCATCAATCTGGCTGCCTGGTATGGTTTGGGCACCGCGTGCGAGGCGGTGGGAGATTTGGGCCGCTTGCGTTCGGCATATAAGGAATGGCCACTGTTTACAACGTTTATCGACAACATAGAGATGTCGCTTTCAAAAGTTGATACGCGCATAGCTCGACTGTATCTCTCGCTGGACAATCGCGATGATCTTGCGGAAATGGTGCTCTCGGAAATGGCTTTGACCCGCAAATGGGTGCTGGCCATTACGGGTAATAAATGGCCGCTCGAGAACCGTCGCGTGCTTGGTCCGGTTATCCGTTTGCGCCTTCCCTTTGTGAACGTGCTTTCTGTCACGCAGGTACACGCCTTGTCTGAACTGCGCATTCGCAAGGAGACGCTGACGCCGGAAGAGCGCGAACGCTTCCTCTATCTCATTCTCTGCACGGTGTCCGGCGTAGCTGCGGGCTTGCAAAATACCGGCTGA
- a CDS encoding lipopolysaccharide biosynthesis protein, which produces MFGRTPQKTEAPRYRTPRYSDRAATDTSGKDTSNAFTSLVGQWWDRVISSIFSGGLAKQSAQYLAHQTKRDYLANIVGQSSWGALFPLLAVVCSQLVGVEQAGLFSMAFVIGMLLLFVAQYGVRTFQVSDLDEMLSFSDYQAQRLLSCLAMLALGGMWCLFRGYGEPMFSLCTGVFVFRFADGMADVYEGRLQQKDKLYLAGISQALRCILGGIIFSLTLLITRNLTWASWAMGIIAMLTLVAVTIPLALLETEKSAPLTIQGVKKIFVQCWPLFLGLFLYNLIDSIPKFAMEGTLSYDNQLYFNALYFPAHMILMASILIYRPQLVRLANIWEDPDSKHRFGLVVLAMLGVIVLITAATVLFVDLIGIPLNTFLYGTDFEQYRNLARVMVVTGGLCAGIDYLYQIITILRAQRDVTRIYVISFIIAIPVIYMMVGFDGLNGAVIGSFTTMAILFLLLVSDYISLRRRYRNE; this is translated from the coding sequence ATGTTTGGCCGTACACCTCAGAAAACCGAAGCACCCAGATATCGCACCCCTCGCTACTCAGATCGCGCTGCCACTGATACTTCTGGCAAAGATACCTCAAACGCGTTCACATCACTCGTTGGGCAGTGGTGGGACCGTGTAATCTCTTCGATTTTTTCCGGCGGACTTGCCAAACAGAGCGCGCAATACCTCGCTCATCAAACCAAACGAGACTACCTCGCCAACATCGTAGGGCAAAGTTCGTGGGGGGCGCTTTTCCCCTTGCTTGCCGTTGTCTGTTCGCAACTCGTCGGCGTTGAGCAGGCGGGACTCTTTTCTATGGCTTTTGTCATAGGCATGCTCCTGCTTTTTGTGGCGCAGTACGGCGTACGCACCTTCCAGGTCTCTGACCTTGACGAGATGCTGTCCTTCTCCGATTACCAGGCACAGCGCCTTTTGTCCTGCCTTGCGATGCTGGCGCTCGGAGGTATGTGGTGCCTGTTTCGCGGCTACGGCGAGCCTATGTTTTCACTATGTACAGGCGTCTTTGTATTTCGATTTGCCGATGGCATGGCTGACGTATACGAAGGAAGACTTCAGCAAAAAGACAAACTGTATCTGGCTGGCATTTCACAGGCTCTTCGGTGCATCCTGGGAGGTATCATCTTTTCCCTCACGCTCTTGATAACGAGAAATCTCACCTGGGCCTCATGGGCAATGGGCATCATCGCAATGCTGACCCTTGTTGCGGTAACCATTCCGCTTGCGCTTCTGGAAACAGAGAAGAGCGCACCTTTAACCATACAAGGCGTTAAGAAAATCTTTGTCCAATGCTGGCCCCTCTTTTTGGGACTCTTTTTGTACAACCTTATTGATTCAATACCAAAGTTCGCTATGGAGGGAACGCTCTCCTACGACAATCAGCTTTATTTCAACGCGCTCTACTTCCCTGCTCATATGATTTTAATGGCATCGATTTTGATATACCGTCCGCAGCTGGTAAGGCTTGCCAATATATGGGAAGATCCCGATTCCAAACATCGGTTTGGACTGGTAGTGCTTGCTATGCTTGGCGTCATCGTCCTCATTACCGCGGCTACTGTTCTTTTTGTTGACCTTATCGGCATCCCTCTTAATACCTTTTTGTACGGCACCGATTTTGAGCAGTATCGAAATCTTGCCCGCGTCATGGTAGTTACCGGCGGGCTTTGCGCGGGCATCGATTATCTCTATCAGATTATTACAATTCTCCGGGCTCAACGCGACGTGACGCGTATCTACGTTATTTCGTTTATTATCGCAATTCCCGTCATATATATGATGGTTGGATTCGACGGACTTAACGGCGCTGTCATCGGCAGCTTTACCACTATGGCAATCCTCTTTTTATTGCTGGTCAGCGACTATATCAGTCTTCGGCGCCGGTATAGAAATGAATAG
- a CDS encoding glutaredoxin, whose translation MATANLELFFKPSCPYCHKVLSFMDANNIKLPLHDIEADEASRERLINEGGKRQVPCLFIDGTALYESNDIIEYLKKTFGASSTGEGEKDSSTSTGGSCTIGGGCSF comes from the coding sequence ATGGCTACAGCCAATCTTGAACTCTTCTTTAAGCCATCCTGTCCGTATTGCCATAAGGTTCTGTCTTTTATGGACGCCAACAACATCAAGTTGCCCCTGCATGATATTGAAGCTGATGAGGCGTCTCGTGAGCGTCTTATCAACGAGGGAGGTAAGCGTCAGGTTCCCTGTCTTTTTATCGACGGTACGGCGCTTTATGAGTCCAATGACATCATTGAGTATCTGAAAAAGACGTTCGGCGCTAGCAGCACGGGCGAGGGCGAGAAGGACAGCAGCACTTCGACCGGCGGCTCATGCACCATCGGTGGCGGCTGTTCTTTCTAA
- a CDS encoding DUF5692 family protein: MLFNVYGDHAAFQWLGWIAVFVALIVTNEIARRSKAGGIFMFVVLPVAMTIYCVAIAVGVANGQEWAINNPTNIYQNSWFHYAKVYAALAGCLGFMVIKYHWGALGKAHWFKAFPFVIVAINILIAVVSDFESAYHFFALGEQTWVTSEGATQVAGWNNVFNGIAGLLNIFCMTAWWNVYSSKDGHDMLWPDMTWVFIIAYDIWNFCYTYNCLPHHAFFCGFALLLAPTVANAIWNKGAWIQNRANTLAIWCMFAQVFPAFQENSVFVTHSVLNYNTNVIVSVIALVANVLALGYIIYRSKMQDINPYTHDVFRSTRDYDQALARVAPGEID; encoded by the coding sequence ATGTTATTCAACGTCTATGGCGATCATGCCGCTTTTCAGTGGCTTGGTTGGATTGCTGTCTTTGTGGCTCTTATCGTCACAAATGAAATCGCGCGACGCTCAAAAGCCGGCGGCATCTTTATGTTCGTTGTCTTGCCCGTTGCCATGACCATCTACTGCGTCGCAATTGCCGTAGGCGTTGCAAACGGCCAGGAATGGGCTATCAATAACCCTACGAACATCTATCAAAACAGCTGGTTTCACTATGCCAAGGTATACGCAGCCCTTGCAGGTTGTTTGGGCTTCATGGTTATCAAGTATCACTGGGGCGCACTGGGTAAAGCGCATTGGTTTAAGGCATTTCCCTTTGTCATTGTCGCTATCAATATCTTGATTGCCGTTGTCTCAGACTTCGAGAGCGCGTATCACTTCTTTGCGCTTGGTGAGCAGACATGGGTTACCTCCGAGGGAGCCACGCAGGTCGCCGGCTGGAACAACGTATTTAACGGCATCGCGGGACTTTTGAACATCTTTTGCATGACCGCCTGGTGGAACGTCTATTCCTCCAAGGACGGACACGATATGCTTTGGCCCGACATGACGTGGGTCTTCATCATCGCCTACGACATCTGGAACTTCTGCTACACCTATAACTGCCTGCCGCACCACGCGTTCTTCTGCGGCTTCGCGCTCTTGCTTGCCCCGACCGTTGCTAACGCGATTTGGAATAAGGGCGCGTGGATTCAAAACCGCGCTAATACGCTTGCTATCTGGTGTATGTTCGCGCAGGTCTTCCCTGCTTTTCAGGAGAACAGCGTGTTTGTCACGCACTCCGTGCTGAACTACAACACCAACGTCATTGTCTCAGTCATCGCTTTGGTGGCAAACGTTTTGGCGCTCGGCTACATCATCTATCGCTCCAAGATGCAAGACATCAATCCCTACACGCACGATGTCTTCCGCAGCACCCGCGATTACGATCAGGCGCTGGCTCGCGTCGCTCCGGGCGAAATTGACTAG
- a CDS encoding peptide-methionine (S)-S-oxide reductase codes for MAQEQHLKRKVAVEVDPLRNYILAEDYHQSYLKKNPGGYCHIDVNAAGKPLTSEE; via the coding sequence ATCGCGCAGGAGCAACACCTCAAACGTAAGGTAGCCGTTGAGGTTGATCCCCTGCGCAATTACATCCTTGCTGAGGACTACCATCAAAGCTACCTCAAGAAGAACCCAGGAGGTTACTGTCACATTGATGTCAATGCGGCAGGCAAACCGCTCACTTCTGAGGAGTAG
- a CDS encoding trypsin-like peptidase domain-containing protein — protein sequence MDSHENGMSEIPGAVVSPSETSPQAEQTLEMSHVQAQGQPEEPTLAPKPTPEKRGGGGMALRFLVSVLGGGIGAALIVGILFAAGVFGQSGQVVNRSTNVTVSGSNQPVQDVTINASRQNADVSEAVASKALPSVVSVYVTYKDGKQGSGSGVIFDKDGNIVTNYHVIENCEKVTVSMGNTEYDATVVGYDASSDLAVLHADFKGTSIVPIEIGDSSKLVPGSWVMSVGSPFGLEHSVSAGIVSALSRGDLMQTESGEIAVYANLIQVDAAINPGNSGGALVDSNGKLVGICTLFSSDTKSFAGIGFAIPGNYAVDIARQIISGKQVTHAYLGLSMQTVNERNAKSNDLDIDYGAYVADSDPTGPATKAGIKNGDIIVSINGKKISSSDEVLVEVRSHSIGDVVTVDVIRDGESKTFKVTLGSDEALSSLKKKGEDNTPNSLKQKNQDQDDQEGEEGEEGEGDVEGDTEDDSESPNDSRENTNKIDPVNELIDHLLGVDGSDWIYKDKFDQLTIFEKIVTSFYRMLSGLVSLFVN from the coding sequence ATGGACAGCCACGAAAACGGCATGTCAGAGATACCCGGCGCCGTTGTGTCGCCTTCAGAGACGTCACCTCAAGCAGAGCAAACGCTTGAGATGTCGCATGTGCAGGCGCAAGGGCAACCAGAAGAGCCAACGCTAGCACCGAAGCCAACGCCAGAGAAACGCGGCGGGGGCGGGATGGCGCTTCGTTTTCTGGTAAGTGTGCTGGGAGGCGGCATTGGCGCGGCGCTCATTGTGGGCATCCTTTTTGCGGCAGGTGTCTTTGGTCAATCCGGACAGGTGGTCAACCGGTCTACCAATGTAACAGTGAGTGGTTCAAATCAGCCCGTACAGGATGTGACCATCAACGCCAGTCGGCAAAATGCAGACGTAAGCGAAGCTGTCGCATCCAAGGCTCTCCCTTCGGTTGTGTCGGTATATGTCACCTATAAAGACGGAAAGCAAGGATCAGGCTCAGGTGTCATCTTTGATAAAGACGGAAATATCGTTACCAATTATCACGTTATAGAAAATTGCGAAAAAGTAACGGTATCGATGGGAAACACGGAGTACGACGCGACTGTTGTGGGATATGACGCCTCTTCTGACCTGGCGGTTCTCCACGCGGACTTCAAGGGAACTTCAATCGTTCCCATTGAGATAGGCGATTCCTCTAAGCTTGTTCCCGGCAGTTGGGTGATGAGCGTTGGAAGTCCGTTTGGACTGGAGCATTCCGTTTCCGCCGGCATCGTATCAGCGCTTTCCCGCGGGGACCTTATGCAAACCGAGAGCGGCGAGATTGCCGTGTATGCAAACCTCATTCAGGTGGACGCGGCTATCAATCCGGGGAACTCCGGCGGAGCGCTCGTTGACTCCAACGGTAAGCTGGTGGGAATTTGCACGCTCTTCTCGTCAGATACCAAGTCGTTTGCCGGCATAGGCTTTGCTATTCCGGGAAATTACGCGGTGGATATCGCGAGGCAGATTATTTCCGGTAAGCAGGTGACCCATGCGTATCTGGGTCTGTCGATGCAGACGGTAAACGAGCGAAACGCCAAGTCAAACGACCTGGACATCGATTATGGCGCCTATGTTGCCGATTCAGATCCCACAGGGCCAGCGACAAAAGCGGGAATTAAAAACGGCGATATCATCGTCTCCATTAATGGTAAGAAAATTTCGTCCTCTGATGAGGTCCTGGTGGAAGTGCGTTCTCATTCGATTGGCGATGTCGTTACAGTTGATGTTATTCGAGACGGCGAGAGCAAGACGTTCAAGGTAACTCTTGGCTCTGATGAGGCTTTGAGTAGCCTGAAGAAGAAGGGTGAAGATAACACTCCGAATAGTCTTAAACAGAAAAATCAGGATCAAGACGATCAGGAAGGCGAAGAAGGCGAGGAAGGCGAAGGCGACGTTGAGGGTGATACTGAGGACGACTCTGAATCACCAAATGATTCTCGCGAGAATACCAATAAGATTGATCCGGTCAACGAGCTTATTGATCACCTTTTGGGCGTTGACGGATCTGATTGGATTTATAAGGACAAGTTCGACCAACTCACTATTTTTGAAAAGATTGTAACTTCTTTTTACAGGATGCTCTCGGGACTGGTTTCGCTGTTTGTCAACTAG
- a CDS encoding winged helix family transcriptional regulator, giving the protein MHHKNILLISATARLHERMRELTRVIDVSVALATEATFSQVPISGRTFDLVIIDEKGLSSEFATAVDAFCTQNSSIPRLFVCDLEALVSFTPPSQGHNDFIVATAGLPELSLRCSLLLWPGAESTSRDLVIVDNIKINLATYQVYIDDAPVDLTYMEYLLLSFLASHPSRAYSREVLLQRVWGFEYCGGTRTVDVHVRRVRSKIGPQAAGHIETVRGVGYLFRV; this is encoded by the coding sequence ATGCACCATAAGAACATCCTGCTCATTTCAGCTACCGCGCGTCTGCATGAGCGCATGCGTGAGCTTACGCGTGTGATTGATGTTTCTGTCGCCCTTGCTACTGAAGCGACGTTTTCGCAGGTACCGATATCAGGACGCACCTTTGACCTTGTTATCATTGACGAGAAGGGCCTATCGTCCGAGTTTGCTACTGCCGTTGATGCGTTCTGTACGCAAAACAGCTCCATTCCACGGCTGTTTGTTTGTGATTTGGAGGCGCTTGTCAGTTTTACTCCTCCATCTCAGGGACACAATGATTTCATTGTCGCGACGGCGGGTCTTCCGGAACTCAGCTTGCGCTGTTCGTTGCTGCTTTGGCCGGGGGCCGAAAGTACTTCTCGTGATTTGGTGATTGTAGACAATATCAAAATCAACCTTGCAACGTATCAGGTCTATATTGACGATGCTCCGGTTGATTTAACGTATATGGAGTATTTGTTGCTTTCGTTTTTGGCAAGTCACCCATCGCGCGCGTATTCTCGAGAAGTGCTTTTGCAGCGCGTGTGGGGGTTTGAATATTGCGGTGGCACTCGCACCGTTGACGTGCATGTTCGTCGTGTTCGCTCCAAGATTGGCCCACAGGCGGCGGGTCATATCGAAACAGTGCGCGGCGTCGGTTACCTATTCCGCGTGTAA
- a CDS encoding glutamine synthetase family protein, with translation MTDDKKIDYILRTVEERDIRYLRLCFTDVQGNLKALSISPEELEEAFVEGIGFDGSAVEGFASHEQSDLLAFPDVATFQVLPWENDGETVANVFCDIQTPSREPFEGDPRRVLERAFMKADEKGYAMNVGPKLEYFYFTDSVHPTPIDHAGYLDLASADLSHDLRYATARALEAMSVPVQYSFHAAGPSQNGVELRYSEAVSCADSIMTARLVIRHIATLHGVFATFMPKPLQGVPGSAMFLYESLLDHKGENLFWAPKSSHPAHLSPLAQHYVAGLLKYAPEFMLITNPTVNSYKRFDREAIPHYTTWGCKNRAALVRIPAHKPGKHIATRAELLNPDPCANPYLALAATLMAGLKGIEDELPLPPEYEGGNPADFGEPLPATLGEALVRFKESELMRKTLGDHIFGYLCERKEQEWRESCIAVTDWDRMKYYAGV, from the coding sequence ATGACTGACGATAAGAAAATTGACTATATACTACGCACGGTCGAAGAGCGCGACATTCGCTACTTGCGCCTTTGCTTTACGGATGTGCAGGGGAATCTGAAGGCGCTGTCGATTTCGCCGGAGGAGCTTGAAGAGGCTTTTGTTGAGGGCATTGGCTTTGACGGTTCCGCTGTCGAGGGCTTCGCGTCCCATGAACAGTCTGATCTTTTGGCGTTTCCCGATGTAGCAACGTTTCAAGTCCTGCCCTGGGAAAACGATGGCGAAACAGTCGCCAATGTGTTTTGCGATATTCAAACGCCGTCGCGCGAACCTTTTGAGGGAGACCCGCGCCGTGTGCTTGAGCGCGCGTTTATGAAGGCTGACGAAAAGGGCTATGCCATGAACGTTGGTCCTAAGCTCGAGTATTTTTATTTTACCGACAGCGTGCACCCAACCCCTATCGATCATGCGGGCTATCTTGACCTCGCCTCGGCGGACTTATCGCATGATTTGCGCTACGCCACAGCGCGAGCGCTTGAAGCCATGTCCGTTCCGGTGCAGTATTCCTTCCATGCGGCCGGCCCGTCGCAAAATGGCGTGGAGCTGCGTTATTCCGAAGCCGTGAGCTGCGCTGACAGTATCATGACCGCACGTTTGGTCATCCGTCACATTGCAACGCTTCACGGCGTCTTTGCAACCTTTATGCCCAAGCCCCTGCAGGGTGTGCCGGGGTCCGCGATGTTTTTGTATGAGTCGCTCCTTGACCACAAAGGCGAAAATCTGTTCTGGGCTCCTAAATCAAGTCATCCGGCGCATCTGTCGCCGTTGGCGCAGCACTATGTTGCCGGCCTTCTGAAATACGCGCCGGAATTCATGTTGATTACCAATCCGACGGTCAACTCGTACAAGCGCTTTGATCGCGAGGCTATTCCACATTACACAACGTGGGGCTGCAAGAATCGGGCGGCTTTGGTTCGCATTCCTGCGCATAAGCCGGGCAAGCATATTGCCACGCGCGCGGAGCTTCTCAATCCCGATCCCTGTGCAAACCCGTATCTCGCGCTTGCAGCGACGTTGATGGCGGGGTTGAAGGGCATTGAGGACGAACTCCCGCTTCCTCCTGAATATGAGGGAGGGAATCCCGCCGATTTTGGCGAGCCTCTGCCAGCAACGCTGGGAGAAGCCCTTGTTCGCTTCAAAGAGTCCGAGCTCATGCGTAAGACGTTGGGTGATCACATCTTTGGCTATTTGTGTGAGCGCAAGGAGCAGGAATGGCGCGAGAGCTGCATTGCCGTGACCGATTGGGATCGTATGAAGTATTACGCGGGCGTCTGA
- a CDS encoding FeoB-associated Cys-rich membrane protein has protein sequence MHVIDIVVVLVVVAAVAFCIRSLVKGFKGGKCSGCASSKSCSAHETGDGHCGVAEKMIADADAAISAHDGVSA, from the coding sequence ATGCACGTGATTGACATTGTAGTTGTGCTTGTGGTTGTAGCTGCAGTTGCTTTTTGTATCCGCTCGCTGGTCAAAGGTTTCAAAGGAGGGAAGTGCTCCGGCTGTGCTTCGTCAAAGAGCTGCTCTGCTCATGAAACCGGAGACGGACACTGTGGTGTTGCCGAAAAGATGATTGCAGACGCGGACGCGGCCATATCCGCGCATGATGGAGTTTCAGCATAG
- the gpmA gene encoding 2,3-diphosphoglycerate-dependent phosphoglycerate mutase — MAKDEYMHLVIVRHGESEWNKLNLFTGWTDVDLTETGHEEAIAGGKALHEAGYDFDVCYTSLLKRAIHTLNHVLDELDRNWLPVHKTWRLNERHYGALQGLNKADAAAEHGEDQVKIWRRSFDVQPPALEPGDERDPHVQEMFREVPKEDLPYTECLKDTIARAWPYFESEIKPQMEAGKRVLIAAHGNSLRALVMQFEHLTPEQILEVNIPTGIPCAYTFDKDWNVVDKHYIGDPATIEAKINAVANQGKVKK, encoded by the coding sequence ATGGCAAAAGACGAGTACATGCACCTTGTTATTGTGCGCCACGGCGAATCTGAGTGGAACAAGCTCAATCTCTTTACCGGCTGGACCGATGTTGATCTTACTGAGACCGGCCACGAGGAGGCAATCGCAGGCGGCAAGGCTCTCCATGAGGCCGGCTACGACTTTGACGTTTGCTATACCTCCCTTCTGAAGCGCGCAATCCACACGCTCAATCATGTCCTTGACGAGCTCGACCGCAATTGGCTACCCGTTCACAAGACCTGGCGTTTGAACGAGCGTCACTACGGCGCGCTCCAGGGCCTCAACAAGGCTGACGCTGCCGCTGAGCACGGCGAAGATCAAGTTAAGATTTGGCGCCGCTCCTTTGACGTCCAGCCCCCGGCGCTTGAGCCCGGCGATGAGCGCGACCCCCACGTACAGGAAATGTTCCGCGAGGTTCCCAAAGAAGATCTGCCTTACACCGAGTGCCTGAAAGACACTATCGCTCGCGCATGGCCGTATTTTGAGTCTGAGATTAAACCCCAGATGGAAGCTGGCAAGCGTGTCCTCATTGCTGCCCACGGCAACAGCCTGCGCGCTCTTGTGATGCAGTTTGAGCATCTTACTCCTGAGCAAATTCTTGAGGTCAACATCCCTACCGGCATTCCTTGCGCGTACACCTTCGACAAAGACTGGAACGTAGTCGACAAGCACTATATCGGCGATCCGGCAACCATCGAAGCTAAAATTAACGCCGTAGCTAACCAGGGAAAAGTTAAAAAGTAG